A region from the Toxotes jaculatrix isolate fToxJac2 chromosome 2, fToxJac2.pri, whole genome shotgun sequence genome encodes:
- the slc66a1 gene encoding lysosomal amino acid transporter 1 homolog isoform X2, giving the protein MSEATQNMWTDGAVTQTIGTTSQPANFTSLCPNGSKWVWEGLGECAQDARDMASVYLGLLSILCFMVSSLPQYYSSCKKGNMDSALSIWFLLLWLGGDSCNLVGSFLADQLPLQTYTAIYYVLADLLMLAMYSYYKMRNKMAENSRVLRVVGVACVLGFTVNLVHPPGFGTQQEMIPSGFRSRALLSTSDVSHIKAFTTKEIIGFSIGSVSSVLYLCSRLPQIYTNFKRKSTEGVSYFLFALVILGNTTYGMSVLLKNPDEGQGEKSYMVHHLPWLIGSLGTLCLDLIISMQFIIYRKAPEEANSGYDETTPLMGS; this is encoded by the exons ATGTCCGAGGCCACACAG AATATGTGGACAGATGGAGCCGTCACACAAACCATTGGAACGACCAGTCAACCGGCCAACTTCACCTCTTTGTGCCCTAATGGATCCAAATGGGTTTGGGAAGGGCTTGGGGAATGTGCCCAGGATGCGAGGGATATGGCCAGTGTCTACTTAGGCCTCCTGTCAATCCTGTGCTTCATGGTGTCTTCTCTTCC ACAGTACTACAGCTCGTGCAAAAAGGGCAATATGGACAGTGCCCTTTCTATTTGGTTCCTGCTACTGTGGTTGGGAGGTGACAGTTGCAATCTAGTGGGCTCCTTCTTGGCAGACCAGCTTCCACTTCAG ACATATACAGCCATTTATTACGTTTTGGCTGATTTACTGATGCTGGCCATGTACTCATACTACAAGATGAGGAACAAAATGGCTGAAA ACAGTAGGGTTTTGAGGGTGGTAGGTGTAGCCTGCGTCCTGGGTTTCACCGTAAACCTCGTCCACCCTCCTGGGTTTGGCACCCAACAGGAAATGATTCCTTCTGGGTTCAGAAGTCGGGCCTTGCTCTCAACTTCTGATGTCAGCCATATCAAG GCTTTTACCACTAAAGAGATTATTGGTTTCTCCATCGGCTCAGTGTCGTCAGTGCTCTACCTCTGTTCCAGGCTCCCCCAGATTTACACTAAT TTCAAGAGGAAGTCAACAGAGGGAGTCTCTTACTTCCTGTTCGCGCTGGTCATCCTGGGAAACACCACATATGGCATGAGTGTCCTACTGAAGAACCCTGATGAGGGCCAAGGCGAGAAAAGCTACATGGTCCATCACCTGCCCTGGCTCATCGGCAGCCTCGGGACCCTGTGTTTAGACCTGATT
- the slc66a1 gene encoding lysosomal amino acid transporter 1 homolog isoform X1: protein MSEATQQNMWTDGAVTQTIGTTSQPANFTSLCPNGSKWVWEGLGECAQDARDMASVYLGLLSILCFMVSSLPQYYSSCKKGNMDSALSIWFLLLWLGGDSCNLVGSFLADQLPLQTYTAIYYVLADLLMLAMYSYYKMRNKMAENSRVLRVVGVACVLGFTVNLVHPPGFGTQQEMIPSGFRSRALLSTSDVSHIKAFTTKEIIGFSIGSVSSVLYLCSRLPQIYTNFKRKSTEGVSYFLFALVILGNTTYGMSVLLKNPDEGQGEKSYMVHHLPWLIGSLGTLCLDLIISMQFIIYRKAPEEANSGYDETTPLMGS, encoded by the exons ATGTCCGAGGCCACACAG CAGAATATGTGGACAGATGGAGCCGTCACACAAACCATTGGAACGACCAGTCAACCGGCCAACTTCACCTCTTTGTGCCCTAATGGATCCAAATGGGTTTGGGAAGGGCTTGGGGAATGTGCCCAGGATGCGAGGGATATGGCCAGTGTCTACTTAGGCCTCCTGTCAATCCTGTGCTTCATGGTGTCTTCTCTTCC ACAGTACTACAGCTCGTGCAAAAAGGGCAATATGGACAGTGCCCTTTCTATTTGGTTCCTGCTACTGTGGTTGGGAGGTGACAGTTGCAATCTAGTGGGCTCCTTCTTGGCAGACCAGCTTCCACTTCAG ACATATACAGCCATTTATTACGTTTTGGCTGATTTACTGATGCTGGCCATGTACTCATACTACAAGATGAGGAACAAAATGGCTGAAA ACAGTAGGGTTTTGAGGGTGGTAGGTGTAGCCTGCGTCCTGGGTTTCACCGTAAACCTCGTCCACCCTCCTGGGTTTGGCACCCAACAGGAAATGATTCCTTCTGGGTTCAGAAGTCGGGCCTTGCTCTCAACTTCTGATGTCAGCCATATCAAG GCTTTTACCACTAAAGAGATTATTGGTTTCTCCATCGGCTCAGTGTCGTCAGTGCTCTACCTCTGTTCCAGGCTCCCCCAGATTTACACTAAT TTCAAGAGGAAGTCAACAGAGGGAGTCTCTTACTTCCTGTTCGCGCTGGTCATCCTGGGAAACACCACATATGGCATGAGTGTCCTACTGAAGAACCCTGATGAGGGCCAAGGCGAGAAAAGCTACATGGTCCATCACCTGCCCTGGCTCATCGGCAGCCTCGGGACCCTGTGTTTAGACCTGATT
- the slc66a1 gene encoding lysosomal amino acid transporter 1 homolog isoform X3 produces the protein MWTDGAVTQTIGTTSQPANFTSLCPNGSKWVWEGLGECAQDARDMASVYLGLLSILCFMVSSLPQYYSSCKKGNMDSALSIWFLLLWLGGDSCNLVGSFLADQLPLQTYTAIYYVLADLLMLAMYSYYKMRNKMAENSRVLRVVGVACVLGFTVNLVHPPGFGTQQEMIPSGFRSRALLSTSDVSHIKAFTTKEIIGFSIGSVSSVLYLCSRLPQIYTNFKRKSTEGVSYFLFALVILGNTTYGMSVLLKNPDEGQGEKSYMVHHLPWLIGSLGTLCLDLIISMQFIIYRKAPEEANSGYDETTPLMGS, from the exons ATGTGGACAGATGGAGCCGTCACACAAACCATTGGAACGACCAGTCAACCGGCCAACTTCACCTCTTTGTGCCCTAATGGATCCAAATGGGTTTGGGAAGGGCTTGGGGAATGTGCCCAGGATGCGAGGGATATGGCCAGTGTCTACTTAGGCCTCCTGTCAATCCTGTGCTTCATGGTGTCTTCTCTTCC ACAGTACTACAGCTCGTGCAAAAAGGGCAATATGGACAGTGCCCTTTCTATTTGGTTCCTGCTACTGTGGTTGGGAGGTGACAGTTGCAATCTAGTGGGCTCCTTCTTGGCAGACCAGCTTCCACTTCAG ACATATACAGCCATTTATTACGTTTTGGCTGATTTACTGATGCTGGCCATGTACTCATACTACAAGATGAGGAACAAAATGGCTGAAA ACAGTAGGGTTTTGAGGGTGGTAGGTGTAGCCTGCGTCCTGGGTTTCACCGTAAACCTCGTCCACCCTCCTGGGTTTGGCACCCAACAGGAAATGATTCCTTCTGGGTTCAGAAGTCGGGCCTTGCTCTCAACTTCTGATGTCAGCCATATCAAG GCTTTTACCACTAAAGAGATTATTGGTTTCTCCATCGGCTCAGTGTCGTCAGTGCTCTACCTCTGTTCCAGGCTCCCCCAGATTTACACTAAT TTCAAGAGGAAGTCAACAGAGGGAGTCTCTTACTTCCTGTTCGCGCTGGTCATCCTGGGAAACACCACATATGGCATGAGTGTCCTACTGAAGAACCCTGATGAGGGCCAAGGCGAGAAAAGCTACATGGTCCATCACCTGCCCTGGCTCATCGGCAGCCTCGGGACCCTGTGTTTAGACCTGATT